The following coding sequences lie in one Porphyromonas asaccharolytica DSM 20707 genomic window:
- a CDS encoding InlB B-repeat-containing protein — MSKQLRIWLFVLLSTLLASSSLLAEGVITLTTTQSSGETIYLTIQANGDITIEGVQEAPRLDELRKPYTLTGHTVTIRGDVTAIDCSYNIVTNLEVSGCTSLTTIHCQQNLLDSLDVSGCTALTELICSGTHLTSLKMSGCTALKKLECQWNQLTSLDLSDKPSLTTLNFEFNQLTSLDVSSCTALADLICSVNRLTSLNVSGCTALTTLDCSSNRLTTLNLSGCTALRALTCWDNPLISVDFSNCRSLKGAVVSNGKLTSLKVSGCTALTRLACDDNQLTSLDLSGCTALTKLDCTRNPLTSINLSNCRSLTEFTWREGNLTSLDVSGCTALKKLECQRNKLTSLGLSNTPSLTTLNCEFNQLTNLDASGCIALTILLCNKNPLTSINLSNCRSLKEFSWKLKRLTSLDVSDCTSLTTLACNNDQLTSLDVSGCASLTTLACNNNRLTSLKLSGCTSLTKLDCSMNYVDRLDMSGCTALTTLNCSDNLLREIDLSGCPRIDSLICDINQIKEREMTKLVNSLPDLQGKGVGLFRVFNETSKREGNVCLSDHVATAKAKGWKTQFKRGRYYDIWYDYAGADKPTFVVTDESTRGGTVTITGTSDLNIVAYGTELTIEATPDEGYKLTALTANGVDILTTMKVVVTNNVTIKATFEDHTGVERAVKQQVKLYPNPATDYVIVEGVAPASEVTLHSMTGERLYAGRADSRGSLQIDLTPYADGVYLVCVAGETYRVVVRH; from the coding sequence ATGAGCAAGCAACTACGCATCTGGCTCTTCGTCCTCCTCAGCACGCTCCTCGCTTCCAGCTCCCTCCTCGCCGAAGGGGTCATCACCCTAACCACGACTCAATCATCCGGCGAGACAATCTATCTGACCATTCAGGCAAATGGCGATATTACCATAGAAGGGGTTCAAGAGGCTCCTAGGCTAGACGAATTAAGGAAACCCTATACCCTCACTGGCCATACGGTGACCATCCGAGGCGATGTGACTGCGATTGACTGCTCTTACAATATAGTGACCAATTTGGAGGTGTCGGGTTGTACCTCTTTGACTACAATTCATTGCCAGCAAAACCTACTGGATAGCTTGGACGTCTCGGGCTGTACCGCCTTGACAGAGCTTATATGCTCTGGGACTCACTTGACCAGCTTGAAGATGTCGGGCTGTACTGCCTTGAAGAAGCTTGAGTGCCAGTGGAATCAGCTAACTAGCCTGGACTTGTCAGACAAGCCTTCCTTGACAACGCTCAACTTCGAATTCAATCAGTTAACTAGCTTGGATGTGTCGAGCTGTACCGCCTTGGCAGATCTTATATGCTCTGTAAATCGATTGACCAGCTTAAATGTGTCAGGCTGTACCGCCTTGACAACGCTTGACTGCTCTAGCAACAGGCTGACCACCTTGAACTTGTCAGGCTGTACCGCCTTGAGAGCACTTACGTGCTGGGATAATCCGCTGATAAGTGTAGATTTCTCTAATTGTAGATCGCTAAAGGGAGCTGTCGTGAGTAATGGCAAGCTAACTAGCTTGAAAGTGTCGGGCTGTACCGCACTGACAAGGCTTGCATGCGATGACAATCAACTGACCAGCCTAGATCTTTCGGGCTGTACCGCTCTGACCAAGCTGGACTGCACTAGAAATCCGCTAACAAGTATAAACCTCTCTAATTGTAGATCGCTAACGGAGTTTACTTGGCGCGAAGGCAACTTGACTAGCTTAGACGTGTCGGGCTGTACTGCCTTGAAGAAGCTTGAGTGTCAGAGGAATAAGCTAACCAGCCTGGGCTTGTCAAATACGCCTTCCTTGACAACGCTAAACTGCGAATTTAATCAGTTAACCAACTTGGATGCGTCGGGCTGTATCGCCTTGACAATCCTTCTCTGCAATAAGAATCCGCTGACGAGTATAAATCTCTCTAACTGTAGATCGCTCAAGGAGTTCTCCTGGAAACTTAAAAGATTGACCAGCTTGGATGTCTCGGACTGTACCTCCCTGACGACACTTGCGTGCAACAACGATCAACTGACCAGCCTGGATGTCTCGGGCTGTGCCTCCCTGACGACACTTGCGTGCAACAACAATAGGCTGACCAGCCTCAAGCTCTCGGGCTGTACCTCCCTGACCAAGCTGGACTGTAGCATGAATTATGTGGACCGCCTGGACATGTCGGGCTGTACTGCCTTGACAACTCTTAACTGCAGTGACAACCTCCTGAGAGAAATAGATCTATCAGGCTGTCCTCGCATTGACTCCCTGATTTGCGATATCAATCAGATTAAGGAGCGTGAGATGACTAAGCTGGTCAATAGCTTGCCTGACTTACAAGGTAAAGGCGTGGGACTCTTTAGAGTGTTTAATGAGACGAGTAAGCGTGAAGGAAACGTCTGTCTCTCGGATCATGTAGCGACCGCCAAAGCTAAAGGTTGGAAGACTCAGTTTAAGCGTGGCCGTTATTACGACATATGGTACGACTATGCAGGAGCAGACAAACCTACTTTTGTTGTAACTGATGAGTCAACTCGTGGAGGTACCGTTACGATCACGGGCACTAGCGACCTTAATATAGTCGCATACGGTACCGAGCTGACCATAGAAGCCACCCCTGATGAGGGCTATAAGCTGACGGCACTCACAGCCAATGGTGTGGACATCCTTACTACGATGAAGGTGGTCGTGACGAACAATGTGACTATCAAGGCGACCTTTGAGGATCACACAGGCGTGGAGAGGGCCGTCAAGCAGCAGGTGAAGCTCTACCCGAATCCAGCGACTGACTATGTCATCGTGGAGGGTGTAGCACCTGCCAGCGAGGTAACGCTGCACAGCATGACGGGCGAGCGGCTCTATGCGGGTCGTGCGGATAGTCGTGGCTCGCTACAGATTGACTTGACGCCCTATGCGGACGGGGTTTACCTAGTCTGTGTAGCGGGCGAGACTTACCGAGTGGTGGTAAGGCACTAG
- a CDS encoding copper homeostasis protein CutC, whose product MTQEVTFGERSEVRDYTLEVCTASMRSVQAAVAGGAKRIELCSALSVGGLTPSLGLLREVRTLYPELRIHVLIRPREGDFVYSEEELRVMERDIEAALPYADAIVSGAMTPAGTVDVVATRRLLERSQGVSFTFHRAFDESQSPLEDMERICALGCTRILTSGTRETAELGIPIIRQLIERATGAITILPGGGVTASNIKRILTETGAQEIHGSASLRLPDGRQETDADIVRDFLKAIH is encoded by the coding sequence ATGACGCAGGAAGTGACTTTTGGCGAGCGCAGCGAGGTAAGAGACTACACGCTAGAGGTGTGTACAGCAAGTATGCGAAGTGTGCAGGCCGCTGTGGCGGGAGGTGCTAAGCGTATAGAGCTATGCTCAGCACTATCCGTGGGGGGACTAACGCCTTCCCTAGGACTCCTCAGAGAGGTGCGCACCCTCTATCCCGAGCTTCGCATCCATGTCTTGATTCGCCCGCGGGAGGGAGACTTCGTCTACTCCGAGGAGGAGCTACGCGTCATGGAGCGAGACATCGAGGCGGCACTACCCTACGCTGATGCTATCGTCAGTGGCGCTATGACCCCCGCTGGCACAGTAGATGTGGTCGCTACGAGACGGCTCTTGGAGCGATCTCAGGGCGTCTCCTTTACGTTTCATCGGGCGTTTGATGAGTCGCAGAGTCCGCTAGAGGATATGGAGAGGATCTGCGCACTAGGCTGCACCCGTATCCTCACCTCTGGTACTCGGGAGACTGCCGAACTGGGTATACCGATCATTCGTCAGCTCATCGAGCGAGCTACAGGCGCGATTACCATACTCCCCGGGGGCGGTGTGACGGCGAGCAACATCAAGCGCATACTCACCGAGACAGGCGCTCAGGAGATACATGGCTCGGCCTCTCTACGTCTACCAGATGGTCGGCAGGAGACTGACGCAGATATCGTTCGCGACTTCCTAAAGGCTATTCACTAA
- a CDS encoding transglutaminase domain-containing protein — MTRKALLYLITVMLLSGSLALAQTKPTATPTSSDQVEQYLDFLYQYLPLPDRCDYSRAFYEHNVRLSLQTRQEMPWGKRIPEREFRHFVLPIRVNNENLDNSREVFYKELKNRVNGMPMYDAVLEVNHWCHEKVTYRPTDARTSSPLATVRTAYGRCGEESTLLVAALRSVGIPARQVYTPRWAHTDDNHAWVEAWVDGQWYFLGACEPEPVLNLGWFNESASRGMLMHTKVFGAYDGPEEVILQTPFFTEINVIDHYAPSSDLTIEVKTPTGEPVANARVDFKLYNYAEFYTVASKFTDALGRAKLTAGRGDMMVWVEKGEDIALKKVTFGAKPVETVILSSESLPKILDETLTPPSISGSLPPVSEEMRRINNERLAYEDSIRQAYEATMVDESRGNYVTIQQFMKQANNKEMAQKLLSVLTKKDLRDISLEVLQDSETAETNQSEIYCKYVLNPRVELEWLTPYKHFLREQLAALRSPQELIDWTLANVKLVTDQNPQRLRMQPMSVYRERQADDLGRNIFFVAAARSLGWPARINEINGKLQYYTDDHWVDVLWHDQASPIATAPQGTLQLSYTPSKYISDPKYYAHFTISRIVDGKTSLLTFDEEATWSRDFAKGIKLDEGRYLLTTGTRMASGAVLTHSEVFEIKRGETTTIQLTMRESNEGVQVIGSFNAENLYYDLATQTTKSLISTTGRGYYILGLIAPNHEPSNHTLRDIAIYKSALEEWGQSVVLLFESQDAATRFIDEGFDLPAQVVWGIDSEGAILKEIREEMKLTSSSLPIFLICDTFNRVVYIQQGYTINIGEHLVKVLKQL, encoded by the coding sequence ATGACACGAAAAGCTCTCCTTTACCTCATCACAGTGATGCTCCTAAGCGGATCACTAGCTCTAGCGCAAACGAAACCAACCGCTACCCCAACGAGTAGCGATCAGGTCGAGCAGTACCTAGACTTCCTCTATCAATACTTACCCCTACCCGACCGGTGTGACTATAGCAGAGCATTTTACGAGCACAATGTGCGACTCTCACTACAGACTCGCCAGGAGATGCCGTGGGGCAAGCGGATACCCGAGCGGGAGTTCAGACACTTCGTCCTACCGATCAGGGTGAATAATGAGAACCTAGACAATAGCCGAGAGGTTTTCTACAAGGAGCTCAAGAATCGTGTCAACGGCATGCCTATGTATGACGCCGTGCTGGAGGTCAATCACTGGTGCCACGAGAAGGTCACCTACCGCCCCACTGATGCCCGCACCAGTAGCCCGCTAGCAACGGTGCGTACAGCCTACGGACGGTGTGGCGAGGAGAGCACACTGCTCGTCGCGGCGCTCCGCTCTGTGGGTATCCCCGCCAGACAGGTCTACACGCCTCGCTGGGCGCATACGGACGACAATCATGCGTGGGTCGAGGCGTGGGTCGATGGCCAGTGGTACTTCTTAGGAGCGTGTGAACCTGAGCCCGTACTCAACCTAGGGTGGTTCAACGAGAGTGCTTCGCGTGGTATGCTCATGCACACCAAAGTGTTTGGAGCGTACGACGGACCCGAAGAGGTGATCCTCCAGACACCCTTCTTCACAGAGATTAATGTGATCGACCACTATGCCCCCAGCTCCGACCTCACCATCGAGGTGAAGACGCCCACTGGCGAGCCTGTAGCTAATGCGCGAGTAGACTTCAAGCTGTACAACTATGCAGAGTTTTACACCGTAGCCTCTAAGTTTACCGACGCCTTGGGCAGAGCCAAGCTCACGGCTGGGCGCGGGGATATGATGGTATGGGTCGAAAAAGGCGAAGACATAGCCTTGAAGAAAGTCACCTTCGGTGCCAAGCCCGTGGAGACCGTGATCCTATCGTCCGAGAGCCTGCCGAAGATTCTTGACGAGACCCTTACACCGCCTAGCATATCAGGCTCCCTGCCTCCAGTCTCCGAAGAGATGCGACGCATCAACAACGAGCGCCTAGCTTACGAGGATAGCATCCGGCAAGCCTACGAAGCGACGATGGTCGATGAGTCACGAGGCAACTATGTGACCATTCAGCAGTTTATGAAGCAAGCGAACAACAAAGAGATGGCCCAGAAGCTCCTCTCCGTCCTAACGAAGAAAGATCTGCGAGACATCTCCCTCGAAGTCCTACAAGACAGTGAGACCGCCGAGACCAATCAGTCAGAGATCTACTGCAAGTACGTCCTCAATCCCCGCGTAGAGCTAGAGTGGCTCACACCATACAAGCACTTCCTCCGTGAGCAGCTGGCAGCTCTCCGCTCACCACAAGAGCTGATCGACTGGACGCTCGCCAACGTTAAGCTAGTAACGGACCAGAACCCGCAACGCCTGAGGATGCAGCCGATGAGCGTCTACCGCGAGCGACAGGCAGATGATCTGGGCAGAAATATCTTCTTCGTAGCGGCTGCTCGTAGTCTCGGATGGCCTGCACGCATCAATGAGATCAATGGCAAGCTACAATATTACACAGACGATCACTGGGTCGACGTCCTCTGGCACGACCAAGCCAGCCCCATAGCCACCGCCCCTCAGGGCACACTCCAATTAAGCTATACCCCTTCGAAGTATATTAGCGATCCTAAGTACTATGCGCACTTTACCATCAGTCGCATCGTCGATGGCAAGACCTCGCTGCTGACCTTCGACGAGGAGGCTACCTGGAGTCGTGACTTTGCCAAGGGCATCAAGCTAGACGAGGGTCGGTATCTACTGACCACCGGCACACGTATGGCCAGCGGTGCCGTGCTGACGCATAGCGAAGTCTTTGAGATCAAGCGTGGGGAGACCACTACCATACAGCTCACCATGCGAGAGAGCAATGAGGGGGTACAGGTCATCGGCAGCTTTAATGCGGAGAACCTCTACTACGACCTCGCCACACAGACCACCAAGAGCCTCATCTCAACCACCGGACGTGGCTACTACATCTTAGGCTTGATCGCTCCAAATCACGAGCCGAGCAATCATACGCTACGAGACATCGCCATCTACAAGTCCGCTCTCGAGGAGTGGGGCCAGTCTGTCGTACTACTCTTTGAGAGCCAAGACGCCGCCACACGATTTATCGACGAAGGCTTCGATCTACCCGCTCAGGTGGTTTGGGGCATAGACTCAGAGGGCGCTATACTCAAGGAGATTCGCGAGGAGATGAAGCTCACGTCTAGTTCGCTACCCATCTTCCTCATCTGCGACACATTCAATCGAGTCGTCTACATCCAGCAGGGCTACACCATCAACATCGGTGAGCATCTCGTGAAGGTACTCAAGCAACTGTAG
- a CDS encoding ion transporter — MERIKQFKHQLGRVFDTNLDTKQWGNYVDYTIVGLIVLSTLSVFISTFDISEGCERVLHVIDIVTVIIFTIEVSLRIWTADVLSPKYKGFWGRVRYCLTFYGMIDILSTYTFYLAFVFPLPYQVLKSLRVVRVLRIFRYMRSFRLLQQAITSKSKEILISLQVLLVVTLMLSFVLFFYEHEAQPETFDNGMTSVLWAFAQYIGDPGQFAETPPVTPVGQVVAFAVGILGIALFAIPAGLVGAGFSETLEEEAHKETIRKNKEKLHRAFERKLDRPTGFQIVPQHLSICDLQARIGLKVGDILDVVDEAYDFRLINLATTQTIDERPQDKLAVEHFIVNKPYGYYIDRGSKVTIISPSSLADAAIGNFSYYLAMIGGFNYISRELGEMRPYKSYYSFDDRQVEPNLAQYMEDLEVLTSRPGSWTLTPLVASGANEPSYPTIFHFSAGGVKGDESFTGNNLIVQDMEAYQAFYQDLTAELEQRFEMTSDHQRYHNLSSPRLFARHFSEGRGSRNNIVLRIAWSACLWDSRRIAIAKTIADSLNRHFESDIDKEYSPELKIKRSGY; from the coding sequence GTGGAACGCATCAAGCAATTTAAGCATCAGCTCGGTCGGGTCTTTGATACAAACCTTGATACCAAGCAGTGGGGTAATTATGTCGATTACACCATCGTCGGACTGATTGTCCTGAGTACGCTCTCGGTTTTCATATCCACCTTTGACATATCCGAGGGCTGTGAGCGTGTACTCCATGTGATAGACATTGTCACTGTCATCATATTTACGATAGAGGTGTCTCTACGTATTTGGACCGCTGATGTGCTTAGCCCCAAATACAAAGGTTTTTGGGGTAGGGTGCGTTACTGTCTCACCTTCTACGGTATGATAGATATACTCTCTACCTATACCTTCTATCTTGCATTCGTCTTCCCGCTGCCCTATCAGGTACTCAAGTCTCTACGTGTAGTACGTGTCTTGAGGATCTTTCGCTATATGCGATCGTTCCGTCTCTTACAGCAGGCGATCACCTCAAAGTCCAAAGAGATACTCATCTCACTACAGGTGCTCCTAGTCGTGACTTTGATGCTATCGTTCGTTCTCTTCTTCTATGAGCATGAGGCACAGCCCGAAACCTTTGATAATGGTATGACTTCCGTGTTGTGGGCTTTTGCACAGTACATAGGTGATCCAGGTCAGTTTGCCGAGACCCCGCCAGTAACTCCCGTGGGGCAAGTCGTCGCCTTTGCCGTAGGGATCCTTGGCATCGCTCTCTTTGCTATACCGGCAGGTTTGGTCGGAGCGGGCTTTTCGGAGACACTCGAAGAGGAAGCTCACAAAGAAACTATTAGAAAGAACAAGGAGAAGCTACATAGAGCTTTCGAGCGAAAGCTAGACCGCCCGACAGGTTTTCAGATTGTACCTCAGCATCTCTCTATATGTGATCTACAAGCTCGCATAGGTCTCAAGGTGGGAGATATATTAGATGTAGTGGACGAGGCATATGATTTTCGTCTGATCAACCTTGCGACCACTCAGACCATCGATGAGCGACCACAGGACAAGCTTGCTGTAGAGCATTTTATAGTCAATAAGCCTTACGGCTACTATATAGACAGGGGATCTAAGGTGACGATCATATCTCCATCTAGTCTAGCTGATGCCGCAATCGGCAACTTCTCATACTACCTTGCTATGATCGGGGGATTTAATTACATCAGTCGCGAATTAGGAGAGATGAGACCGTATAAGTCCTACTACTCCTTTGATGATCGTCAAGTCGAGCCCAATCTAGCTCAATATATGGAGGACCTAGAGGTGCTCACTTCACGTCCTGGTAGCTGGACCTTAACCCCACTTGTAGCTAGCGGAGCCAACGAGCCGAGTTATCCGACCATCTTCCACTTCTCTGCAGGAGGAGTTAAGGGCGATGAGAGCTTTACGGGAAACAATCTAATCGTGCAGGATATGGAAGCGTATCAAGCCTTTTACCAAGACTTGACAGCTGAGTTAGAGCAGCGCTTTGAGATGACTTCAGATCATCAGAGGTATCACAACTTGAGCTCTCCACGACTCTTCGCTCGCCACTTTAGTGAGGGACGAGGATCTCGCAATAACATAGTCCTGCGTATCGCGTGGAGTGCCTGCCTGTGGGACTCGAGGCGTATAGCTATCGCAAAGACAATAGCCGATTCCCTAAATCGTCACTTTGAGAGCGACATAGATAAAGAGTATTCACCTGAGCTAAAGATCAAGCGAAGTGGATATTAA